The window GATCAGCAGTGGCGCCAGCGGGCCGCGGGGCAGGCCATTGTTGTCATCGGTCAGGGACATGATCACGCCCATCAGAATGGCGGTGATGATCACCTCCACCAGAAAGGCCTGGCCAGTGGACAGCGCCGGGTGTGGGTAAGTGGAAAACACCGAGGCCAGTTCAAGGCTGGCTTCTGAGCCACGAATCATTTGCCGGGACTGTTCGAAATCGAAGAATAGATTGCTGTACAGCGTGTAGACCAGCAGCGCGCCACAAAAGGCGCCGGCCACCTGGCAAATAATATAGAAGGGTAACTTACGCTTTTCAAAGTCGGTGAAAATACACAGCGCGATGCTGACGGCGGGGTTCAGGTGTGCGCCGGAAACGCCGGCGCTGAGGTAGATCGCCATGCTGACACCGACACCCCAGATGATACTGATTTCCCACAGACCGAAACTCGCACCCGCGACCTTGAGCGCTGCAACGCAGCCAGTGCCGAAGAAAATCAGCAGGGCAGTCCCCAGGAATTCGGCCAGGCATTGGCTGGAAAGGGGTGGCTGTTGTAAAGCAATTGTCATTCAAACCTCGGTTTTTGTTGTTGTCTGGCGCGTCCGGTAAAGCCCGATCGCGCGTTCAGCGCCGAGGTAGGATCCTCATCCTGAACTCGGGGTGTTGGTTGAGACCAGCATTTCTGTTTTCAGTTTCGAAAAAATATAGACAAGAAACGCTGGTGTCAAAGGTCGAAAGTGAACCATTGGTCACATTTAAA is drawn from Pseudomonas rhizophila and contains these coding sequences:
- a CDS encoding MIP/aquaporin family protein, which translates into the protein MTIALQQPPLSSQCLAEFLGTALLIFFGTGCVAALKVAGASFGLWEISIIWGVGVSMAIYLSAGVSGAHLNPAVSIALCIFTDFEKRKLPFYIICQVAGAFCGALLVYTLYSNLFFDFEQSRQMIRGSEASLELASVFSTYPHPALSTGQAFLVEVIITAILMGVIMSLTDDNNGLPRGPLAPLLIGLLIAVIGSSMGPLTGFAMNPARDFGPKLMTFFTGWGEISLTGGRDIPYFLVPIFAPIVGACLGAAAYRGLIARHLPSAVAVTKDAKPAIDGKPRTS